In uncultured Cohaesibacter sp., a genomic segment contains:
- a CDS encoding sigma-54 dependent transcriptional regulator produces MSQIEISVIYIEDDASVQHAYLQSMEMAGFDVLVADNAEDGLKLLQQHRSSVILTDIRLPGMSGIELVHKVQKIDDTIPVILITGHGDVEMAVNAMKIGAHDFIEKPCNNQRLSDVLQKAIEKRRLVLEDIQIRLEQKAPNGPVMIGRSSAMNRVREMILNIADTDADVLIEGETGTGKEVVANTIHAWSTRRKGHFVPLNCAAFPENLFESEMFGHEAGTFTGATKKRIGKIEHAHQGTLFLDEIESMPMDIQAKFLRVLQERTVERLGTNEHVQVDCRVVAATKEDLQALGQKRLFRPDLYYRLNVVTIHIPPLRERREDIPELFYHFVYQAAQQYRRPMPDIRPEQFIWLQSQPWPGNVRELKHFADRYVLGFVSTEGEGFSASGDETISLAECLDRFEKRLIEDALQKNSGHVGETAKLLSLPRKTLYDKLHRHDIKPDAFRPAALNSEH; encoded by the coding sequence GTGAGCCAAATTGAAATTTCGGTGATCTATATCGAAGATGATGCCAGCGTGCAGCATGCCTATTTGCAGTCCATGGAGATGGCTGGCTTTGATGTTCTTGTTGCCGACAATGCCGAAGACGGCCTCAAGCTGCTTCAGCAACATCGCTCTTCCGTCATTCTGACCGACATCCGGCTGCCCGGCATGTCCGGCATCGAGCTGGTGCATAAGGTCCAGAAGATCGACGACACAATTCCCGTCATCCTCATCACCGGCCATGGCGATGTGGAAATGGCGGTCAATGCCATGAAGATCGGCGCCCATGACTTCATCGAAAAGCCCTGCAACAATCAGCGCCTGAGCGATGTTCTGCAAAAGGCGATAGAGAAGCGCCGGCTGGTGCTTGAGGATATCCAGATCCGCCTTGAACAGAAGGCCCCCAACGGCCCGGTGATGATTGGCCGCTCCAGCGCCATGAATCGCGTGCGGGAAATGATCCTCAATATCGCCGATACCGATGCGGATGTGCTGATTGAAGGCGAAACGGGAACGGGCAAGGAGGTGGTTGCCAACACCATTCATGCCTGGAGCACAAGGCGCAAGGGGCATTTTGTTCCCCTCAATTGTGCTGCCTTTCCGGAAAATCTTTTCGAAAGCGAAATGTTCGGTCATGAGGCCGGCACCTTCACCGGCGCCACGAAAAAGCGGATCGGCAAGATCGAGCATGCCCATCAGGGAACATTGTTTCTCGACGAGATCGAGAGCATGCCGATGGATATTCAGGCCAAGTTCCTGCGGGTCTTGCAAGAGCGGACGGTGGAGCGGCTTGGCACCAACGAACATGTGCAGGTGGATTGCCGCGTTGTGGCGGCGACCAAGGAGGATCTGCAGGCCCTTGGGCAGAAAAGGCTGTTCCGCCCCGATCTCTATTACCGGCTCAATGTGGTGACCATCCATATTCCGCCATTGCGAGAAAGGCGCGAAGACATCCCGGAGCTTTTCTATCATTTCGTCTATCAGGCCGCCCAGCAATATCGACGCCCCATGCCGGATATCAGGCCGGAACAGTTCATCTGGCTGCAGTCACAGCCCTGGCCGGGGAATGTGCGCGAGCTCAAGCATTTCGCTGATCGTTATGTGCTTGGCTTCGTCTCCACGGAAGGCGAGGGGTTTTCCGCCTCCGGGGATGAGACCATCAGCCTTGCGGAATGTCTCGACCGTTTCGAAAAGAGGCTGATCGAGGATGCCTTGCAGAAAAATTCCGGCCATGTCGGAGAAACCGCCAAGCTCCTGTCCCTGCCGCGCAAAACGCTCTATGACAAGCTGCACCGCCATGACATAAAGCCCGATGCCTTCCGCCCTGCTGCGCTGAATTCGGAGCATTGA
- a CDS encoding ATP-binding protein, translating into MFAKIQSAAKGRLFQSLIFVCIVSLISLPFYAELKNKIASSRIQLDMYKSSLEIEISRYKFLPFVLSQNEKFLDILSGRMTPLDSGYFLQRTKYATNVSTIYVLDRAGTAVAASNWYRPDNYLGMNFSHRPYFQDAMAGRLGQFYGMGLKTMTPGFYLAYGLRSGEDIAGAVVIEINLADLEEVWRAGPDEILVHDVNDNIFLSSNKDWKYKLLRRGNDVTADREGRYLEEEAISLLSMPRCYRVGDLTFYRDDDWGCVFPTLMSTEEKIIEYSWTILSLQSTRYFYTSAGLVFVISILLYLILVFAYRILKNRFSKRIQKLRNQLVENSKLAAIGQMATEVAHEFNQPLAAIYMLLDTTRLLLQKQRYPEADENLTLISSHIERLTQQMSQMKSFASRHRVPQGDADIVAVANSSIKLFRVTLRKQDIKLTFRTNAPEIHVPCNEIGLEQIFSNLISNALEAMAHQKVRMLAIAIERDAGNVRVTVRDNGPGIPDLARIFDSFFSTKQRGTGLGLAIVNGIVEHSGGSISARNHPERGAEFTLNWRELRKGDPS; encoded by the coding sequence ATGTTTGCGAAAATTCAGTCAGCGGCCAAAGGGCGGCTGTTTCAGTCCTTGATTTTCGTTTGCATTGTGTCGCTGATATCCCTGCCCTTCTATGCGGAGCTGAAAAACAAGATCGCATCGAGCCGAATCCAGCTCGACATGTATAAGTCGAGCCTTGAGATCGAGATTTCGCGCTATAAGTTTCTACCCTTCGTGCTTTCGCAGAATGAGAAATTCCTCGATATCCTGTCGGGCAGAATGACGCCGCTGGACAGTGGCTATTTTCTCCAGAGAACCAAATATGCCACCAATGTTTCCACGATCTATGTGCTGGATCGGGCAGGAACTGCGGTGGCGGCCAGCAACTGGTACCGTCCGGACAATTATCTGGGCATGAATTTCAGCCATCGTCCCTATTTTCAGGATGCCATGGCGGGGCGTCTGGGACAATTTTACGGCATGGGCCTGAAGACCATGACGCCGGGTTTCTACCTTGCCTATGGCCTGCGCTCGGGTGAGGATATCGCCGGTGCCGTGGTCATTGAAATCAATCTTGCCGACCTTGAAGAGGTCTGGCGTGCCGGACCGGACGAAATTCTGGTTCACGATGTCAATGACAATATCTTCCTGAGTTCCAACAAGGACTGGAAATACAAGCTTCTGCGCCGGGGCAATGACGTCACGGCCGACAGGGAGGGGCGCTATCTGGAAGAGGAAGCCATCAGTCTGCTCTCCATGCCGCGCTGCTACCGGGTGGGGGATCTGACCTTCTACAGGGACGATGACTGGGGCTGCGTCTTCCCCACCCTGATGTCGACCGAAGAGAAGATCATCGAATATAGCTGGACCATCCTGTCACTGCAGAGCACACGCTATTTCTACACCTCGGCCGGGCTGGTTTTCGTGATCAGCATATTGCTCTATCTGATCCTTGTTTTCGCCTATCGCATCCTCAAGAACCGCTTCAGCAAACGGATACAGAAGCTGCGCAACCAGTTGGTGGAAAATAGCAAGCTTGCTGCGATTGGCCAGATGGCAACCGAGGTGGCGCATGAATTCAACCAGCCGCTTGCTGCCATCTATATGCTACTCGACACCACGCGGCTGTTGCTGCAAAAGCAGCGATATCCCGAAGCAGACGAGAATCTGACGCTGATCTCCTCGCATATCGAGCGACTGACGCAGCAGATGTCACAGATGAAATCCTTTGCCAGCCGCCATCGCGTGCCGCAGGGAGACGCCGATATCGTTGCCGTGGCCAATTCCTCCATCAAGCTGTTCCGCGTAACCCTCAGAAAGCAGGATATCAAGCTGACATTCCGGACCAATGCGCCGGAAATTCATGTTCCCTGCAACGAAATCGGCCTTGAGCAGATTTTCAGCAATCTGATCTCCAACGCTCTTGAAGCCATGGCCCATCAGAAGGTCAGAATGCTCGCTATTGCCATTGAACGGGATGCGGGCAACGTCAGGGTCACGGTGCGGGACAATGGCCCCGGCATCCCGGATCTGGCCCGCATTTTTGACAGCTTCTTCTCGACCAAACAGCGCGGGACCGGCCTTGGGCTGGCAATCGTCAATGGCATTGTGGAACATTCCGGTGGATCGATCTCGGCCCGAAACCATCCCGAGCGCGGTGCGGAATTCACCCTCAACTGGCGCGAGTTGCGCAAGGGCGATCCGTCATGA
- a CDS encoding winged helix DNA-binding protein, whose product MSAENQDRPIGPVVAASHLASGAMPALSEVEFAVTMMVNAYHRWIQRCMAASGTEGLAPLDVIVLHSVNHRGRAKTLSDICLVLNVEDTHTVSYALKKLENAGLVASGKRGKEKIAQITKAGEKACHEYRKLREALLINPMKAHGFDEAELSQLATILRMASGNYDQAARAAAAM is encoded by the coding sequence ATGAGTGCGGAAAATCAGGACAGACCGATCGGCCCGGTTGTTGCGGCGTCCCATCTGGCGTCGGGGGCCATGCCGGCCCTCTCCGAGGTGGAGTTCGCCGTCACCATGATGGTCAATGCCTATCACCGCTGGATACAGCGCTGCATGGCTGCAAGTGGCACGGAAGGGCTGGCCCCTCTCGATGTCATCGTGTTGCACAGTGTCAATCATCGCGGTCGGGCCAAGACCCTTTCCGATATCTGTCTGGTGCTCAATGTGGAGGATACCCATACCGTCAGCTATGCTCTCAAGAAGCTGGAAAATGCCGGTCTGGTCGCCTCCGGCAAAAGAGGCAAGGAGAAGATCGCGCAAATCACCAAGGCCGGTGAGAAGGCCTGTCACGAATATAGGAAATTACGCGAAGCCCTGCTCATCAATCCGATGAAGGCCCATGGCTTTGACGAGGCGGAATTGTCGCAACTGGCGACGATCCTGCGCATGGCTTCAGGCAATTATGATCAGGCCGCCCGTGCCGCCGCTGCCATGTGA
- a CDS encoding Rrf2 family transcriptional regulator produces MISQKAQYAFRALIALARLEDEEVCMISDIAVSRNIPKKFLEQILLDLKRHGIVQSRRGKMGGYLLLKRADEITFGEVLRIIDGPIAPLPCLSKMAYRKCDGCEDEAACEIRQVFARVAQSTRNILDTTSLADAIADPEISGIPLIA; encoded by the coding sequence ATGATATCGCAGAAAGCACAATATGCCTTCAGGGCACTGATCGCCCTCGCCCGTCTGGAGGATGAGGAGGTTTGCATGATCTCCGATATTGCTGTGTCCCGGAATATCCCGAAAAAATTCCTTGAACAGATTCTGCTCGACCTCAAGCGCCATGGCATCGTCCAGAGCAGGCGCGGCAAGATGGGGGGATATCTGCTGCTCAAACGCGCCGACGAGATCACCTTTGGTGAAGTGTTGCGCATCATTGATGGCCCGATTGCGCCCCTTCCCTGCCTGAGCAAGATGGCCTATCGCAAATGCGATGGCTGTGAGGATGAAGCGGCCTGCGAGATTCGTCAGGTCTTCGCCAGAGTGGCACAGTCCACGCGCAATATTCTCGATACGACAAGTCTGGCAGACGCCATAGCCGATCCTGAAATATCTGGTATCCCATTGATAGCATAG
- a CDS encoding sulfate ABC transporter substrate-binding protein, producing MTRHRSITAAAAMALVIGFVGPVAAADITLLNVSYDPTRELYKEFNQQFVADWTAKTGDHVTIRMSHGGSGKQARSVIDGLEADVVTLALEADINAIAEKTGKIPSNWRDRLPNNSAPYTSTIIFLVRKGNPKAISNWDDLVADGVEVITPNPKTSGGARWNFLAAWAWAEKEYDGDESKVRQYVSDLFGHVPVLDTGARGATTTFVQRGIGDVLLAWENEAFLALEELGPDKFEIVVPSVSIKAEPPVTMVDGNTEAKGTSGIAAAYLEGLYSSEGQRLAAKHYYRPFKPDLADAEDMKRFPDLTLVTVDDFGGWKKAQPEFFGDGGIFDQIYKPGR from the coding sequence ATGACCCGACATCGAAGTATCACCGCGGCTGCCGCCATGGCTTTGGTCATCGGCTTTGTCGGCCCGGTAGCCGCAGCAGATATCACGCTACTCAACGTGAGCTATGATCCGACGAGAGAGTTATACAAGGAGTTCAACCAGCAATTTGTTGCTGACTGGACAGCAAAGACGGGAGACCATGTGACCATCAGGATGTCCCATGGAGGGTCTGGCAAACAGGCCCGCTCCGTGATTGACGGGCTGGAAGCTGATGTCGTTACTCTGGCTCTGGAAGCTGACATCAACGCAATCGCCGAGAAAACCGGCAAGATACCATCCAATTGGCGCGACAGATTGCCAAACAACAGCGCGCCCTACACCTCCACCATCATTTTTCTGGTCCGCAAGGGCAACCCCAAGGCGATATCCAACTGGGATGATCTTGTTGCCGATGGCGTCGAGGTGATCACACCAAACCCGAAGACATCCGGCGGGGCCCGCTGGAATTTCCTTGCTGCCTGGGCTTGGGCAGAAAAAGAATATGACGGTGACGAAAGCAAGGTACGCCAGTATGTCAGCGACCTGTTCGGACATGTTCCGGTGCTTGATACCGGCGCCAGAGGGGCAACGACCACCTTTGTCCAGCGCGGCATCGGCGATGTGCTGCTCGCATGGGAAAATGAAGCCTTCCTCGCGCTTGAGGAACTGGGGCCGGATAAATTCGAAATCGTCGTACCCTCCGTTTCCATCAAGGCAGAGCCACCAGTGACGATGGTCGATGGCAACACCGAGGCGAAAGGCACAAGCGGGATCGCTGCAGCTTATCTGGAAGGGCTTTATAGCTCCGAAGGCCAACGCCTTGCCGCCAAGCATTATTATCGACCCTTCAAGCCCGACTTGGCCGATGCTGAAGACATGAAGCGCTTTCCCGACCTGACATTGGTCACAGTGGACGATTTTGGAGGCTGGAAGAAGGCCCAACCGGAATTTTTCGGCGACGGCGGCATTTTCGACCAGATCTACAAACCGGGACGCTGA
- the cysT gene encoding sulfate ABC transporter permease subunit CysT — MPAAVTSSRWQFREPGVIPGFGLTFGFAVCYLSLVILIPLSGLVWRSSDLGWQAFWALASDPRTIAALKISFGSAVLAASINMIFGLVVAWVLVRYRFPGRRIVDAVVDLPFALPTAVAGIALASLYAPNGLIGGQLAKLGFKVAFTPAGIVVALVFIGLPFIVRTVQPVLEEVDREVEEAAATLGASRLKIVTRVLLPGLLPAILTGFAMAMARGIGEYGSVIFIAGNIPYISEIAPLLIVIRLEEFNYAAATAVGVVMLSISFLMLLIINLLQAWSRGRFGHD; from the coding sequence ATGCCAGCCGCTGTCACCAGCAGCAGATGGCAATTTCGTGAACCGGGTGTCATTCCCGGCTTTGGCCTGACATTCGGTTTCGCGGTCTGCTATCTCTCGCTTGTCATTCTGATCCCGCTTTCGGGACTGGTCTGGCGTTCATCCGATCTTGGTTGGCAGGCCTTCTGGGCTCTGGCCAGTGATCCCCGTACCATCGCCGCGCTCAAGATCAGCTTTGGCAGTGCAGTCTTGGCCGCCTCTATCAATATGATCTTCGGTCTTGTTGTCGCCTGGGTTCTGGTGCGTTACCGCTTCCCCGGACGGCGGATTGTCGATGCGGTTGTCGATCTGCCCTTTGCCCTGCCCACGGCAGTGGCCGGTATTGCCCTGGCATCGCTTTATGCGCCGAACGGTCTGATCGGCGGGCAATTGGCGAAACTGGGATTCAAGGTCGCCTTTACCCCGGCAGGAATCGTCGTCGCTCTCGTTTTCATCGGCCTGCCCTTCATTGTGCGCACGGTTCAGCCGGTGCTGGAGGAAGTCGACCGGGAAGTCGAGGAAGCGGCTGCAACGCTGGGGGCTTCCCGGCTCAAGATCGTGACCCGCGTGCTGCTGCCCGGATTGCTGCCTGCAATCCTTACCGGCTTTGCCATGGCCATGGCGCGGGGCATCGGGGAATATGGCTCCGTCATCTTCATCGCGGGCAACATTCCCTATATTTCGGAAATCGCACCATTGCTGATTGTCATCCGGCTTGAGGAGTTCAACTATGCCGCCGCTACCGCGGTTGGTGTGGTGATGTTGTCCATCTCATTCCTGATGCTGTTGATCATCAACCTGCTTCAGGCATGGAGCAGGGGGAGGTTCGGTCATGACTGA
- the cysW gene encoding sulfate ABC transporter permease subunit CysW, which translates to MTDETFLILPATAETPLARRLLMAIAFLFLAFFLFLPLVAVFSEAFRNGIGAWFSAILEPDALAAIRLTLLVAAISVPLNMVFGVAAAWAIAKFEFRGKAFLITLIDLPFSVSPVISGLVYILLFGSGSLLGPWLKEWGIEILFAVPGITLATIFVTFPFVARELIPLMQDQGTADEEAALSLGASGWQTFLRVTLPNIRWGLLYGVLLCNARAMGEFGAVSVVSGHIRGLTDTMPLHIEILYNEYNFAAAFAVASLLVGLALVTLVLKTAIERHYAD; encoded by the coding sequence ATGACTGACGAGACATTCCTGATCCTGCCAGCGACGGCGGAAACACCATTGGCCAGACGGCTGCTGATGGCCATTGCCTTCCTCTTTCTGGCCTTCTTTCTGTTCCTGCCGCTGGTGGCTGTCTTCTCGGAAGCCTTCCGCAATGGCATCGGCGCATGGTTTTCCGCCATTCTGGAGCCTGACGCACTGGCAGCCATCCGCCTGACGCTGCTGGTGGCAGCCATTTCGGTGCCGCTCAATATGGTGTTCGGTGTCGCTGCCGCCTGGGCCATTGCTAAATTCGAGTTTCGTGGCAAGGCCTTCCTGATCACGCTCATCGATCTGCCCTTCTCCGTCTCGCCGGTGATTTCCGGGCTGGTCTATATATTGCTGTTCGGTTCGGGCAGCCTGCTCGGGCCATGGCTCAAGGAATGGGGGATCGAAATACTCTTCGCGGTGCCGGGCATCACGCTGGCCACGATATTCGTGACCTTTCCCTTCGTAGCCCGGGAGTTGATCCCGCTGATGCAGGATCAGGGCACCGCCGATGAAGAGGCCGCCCTCAGCCTCGGGGCCAGTGGCTGGCAGACCTTTCTGCGTGTCACATTGCCCAATATTCGCTGGGGGCTGCTCTATGGCGTTCTGCTCTGCAACGCCCGCGCCATGGGAGAATTCGGTGCGGTATCGGTGGTCTCTGGCCATATTCGTGGCCTCACCGACACCATGCCGCTGCATATCGAGATTCTCTATAATGAATATAATTTCGCCGCCGCCTTTGCCGTCGCCTCGCTGCTTGTGGGGCTGGCCCTTGTCACCCTTGTCCTTAAAACCGCAATCGAGCGTCATTATGCCGATTGA
- a CDS encoding sulfate/molybdate ABC transporter ATP-binding protein, which translates to MDLGIQNVNKAFGATAALSDVSLTIRSGELIALLGPSGSGKTTLLRLIAGLESPTAGQVFFGDEEASGKPIQQRQVGFVFQHYALFRHMTVLENVSFGLSVRPRDSRPPKREIEMRARDLINMVQLTGLEHRYPAQLSGGQRQRVALARAMAIEPKVLLLDEPFGALDAQVRKDLRHWLREIHDQTGHTTVFVTHDQEEALELADRVVVMNEGRIEQIGSPDEVYDHPAVPFVHRFIGEASELPVWLDHGQIWLADQPTGLACDQSGEALLFFRPHQVELVEDTSPCLVGKVMASRRMAGTRRLELAVGADGHHVELDIPLAHAAGQQQEIRFRPQVFTLFPLMETGRPLTRPNGARVLLPRSRARGALRHYEPSCS; encoded by the coding sequence ATGGATCTTGGCATTCAGAATGTAAACAAGGCGTTTGGCGCCACCGCTGCGCTCAGCGATGTTTCCCTTACCATCCGGTCTGGCGAACTGATTGCGTTGCTTGGACCTTCCGGATCTGGCAAGACAACGCTTCTGCGTCTGATTGCCGGGCTGGAATCCCCGACTGCCGGTCAGGTCTTCTTCGGAGATGAGGAAGCGTCTGGCAAGCCGATCCAGCAGCGGCAGGTCGGTTTCGTTTTCCAGCATTATGCGCTTTTCCGGCATATGACGGTGCTGGAAAATGTCAGTTTCGGCCTGTCGGTGAGACCGCGTGACAGCCGTCCCCCGAAACGGGAAATCGAGATGCGGGCCAGAGATCTCATCAATATGGTTCAGTTGACCGGCCTTGAGCACCGCTATCCGGCTCAGCTCTCGGGCGGACAACGCCAGCGCGTGGCGCTCGCAAGGGCCATGGCGATCGAGCCCAAGGTGCTGCTGCTGGACGAACCCTTCGGGGCGCTGGATGCTCAGGTCCGCAAGGATCTCAGGCACTGGCTGCGCGAAATCCATGATCAAACCGGGCACACGACGGTTTTCGTTACCCATGATCAGGAAGAGGCGCTGGAACTGGCCGACAGGGTCGTGGTGATGAATGAGGGCCGGATCGAACAGATCGGCTCGCCGGACGAGGTCTATGATCATCCGGCAGTGCCTTTCGTTCATCGCTTCATTGGCGAGGCCTCCGAGTTGCCGGTCTGGCTGGACCATGGCCAGATCTGGCTGGCAGATCAGCCGACCGGGCTTGCCTGCGATCAGAGTGGAGAGGCGCTGCTCTTCTTCCGGCCCCATCAGGTCGAGCTTGTCGAGGATACCAGCCCCTGCCTCGTCGGCAAGGTCATGGCCAGCCGCCGCATGGCAGGAACACGCCGGCTCGAGTTGGCCGTCGGAGCCGATGGGCACCATGTCGAACTGGATATTCCTCTTGCCCATGCCGCAGGCCAGCAACAGGAGATCCGCTTCCGGCCACAGGTTTTCACACTTTTCCCCCTGATGGAAACAGGAAGACCCCTGACAAGGCCAAACGGCGCAAGAGTGCTCCTGCCGCGCAGCCGCGCAAGAGGTGCGCTGCGACACTATGAACCATCTTGCTCCTAA